The Sinomicrobium kalidii genome contains a region encoding:
- a CDS encoding M60 family metallopeptidase: MTLTKKEHTMKTYAKQMRYAMFWGIVSMLAVSCSRETETEDVTLTSEESIYLAEELGAKRKQVFEEGPTQGQVKERLAQRGNHNDMLPTGFHVAPFDTLKVKVTQLTGNRLPQVVVGTPFRDNVRPLRTYYSLEEGNNIFVADEYGGTVYVRYVTTEAPDSSAEIKFQDGFKKVPYYVKGATTKSEWLQMLDIFDDVRDVMFVTDHAMLTVGLEDAIAHKDEDQDLMCEYLDRIMEAEGAISGLDGSSPVHENREYKFLLTVRAPEAGGYMAASIALYFTRGVIDRLLMPEKLGGMNGWGPWHEAGHVHQQAAWTWSEVGEATVNIYSLAAERAFGLSPSRVSTNGEWPVVETYLALPDADRNFNSSAASHGIRMAMFHQLWLAYGDDFYIRLHKETREENPDPGTNSDRMRYFMLKSCTISGYDLTDFFRKWGLPVARSVYDEIAALNLPAPEEDLTLLRDEE; this comes from the coding sequence ATGACTTTAACCAAAAAAGAACACACCATGAAAACTTATGCAAAACAGATGCGATATGCCATGTTTTGGGGGATTGTATCCATGCTGGCCGTTTCCTGTAGCCGTGAAACAGAGACGGAAGATGTTACCCTGACCAGTGAGGAAAGCATTTATCTCGCCGAAGAACTGGGTGCCAAACGCAAACAGGTATTTGAAGAAGGCCCTACCCAGGGCCAGGTAAAAGAGCGACTGGCCCAACGCGGAAATCATAACGATATGTTGCCCACCGGGTTTCACGTAGCCCCTTTCGACACTTTAAAAGTAAAGGTGACACAATTAACCGGGAACCGTTTGCCGCAGGTAGTGGTGGGAACACCTTTCCGTGATAATGTAAGGCCCTTAAGAACATACTACTCTCTGGAAGAAGGTAATAACATTTTTGTGGCCGATGAATATGGCGGTACCGTTTATGTACGTTATGTCACCACGGAAGCGCCTGACAGTTCTGCTGAAATCAAGTTCCAGGACGGCTTTAAGAAAGTCCCTTACTATGTTAAGGGAGCGACCACAAAAAGCGAATGGCTTCAGATGCTCGATATATTCGATGATGTAAGGGATGTGATGTTTGTTACCGATCACGCCATGCTTACCGTGGGCCTCGAAGATGCCATTGCCCATAAAGACGAAGACCAGGACCTGATGTGCGAATACCTCGACAGGATCATGGAAGCCGAAGGTGCAATAAGCGGACTGGACGGATCTTCCCCCGTACATGAAAACCGGGAATATAAATTTCTGCTTACCGTGAGAGCTCCCGAAGCAGGCGGATATATGGCCGCCAGTATAGCCCTTTATTTTACCCGGGGTGTTATTGACAGGCTTCTTATGCCCGAAAAACTCGGGGGAATGAACGGCTGGGGCCCCTGGCACGAAGCAGGGCATGTACATCAGCAGGCGGCGTGGACGTGGTCTGAAGTAGGGGAAGCTACGGTAAATATATATTCGCTGGCTGCCGAAAGGGCATTTGGCCTTTCTCCTTCCCGGGTGTCTACCAATGGCGAATGGCCCGTGGTAGAAACCTATCTGGCCCTGCCGGATGCAGACCGGAATTTTAACTCTTCCGCCGCATCACACGGGATACGCATGGCCATGTTCCACCAGTTGTGGCTGGCATACGGCGATGACTTTTACATCCGACTGCACAAGGAAACCCGTGAGGAAAACCCTGATCCGGGGACTAATAGTGACAGGATGCGGTATTTTATGCTGAAATCCTGTACCATATCCGGGTATGATCTTACGGATTTCTTCCGGAAATGGGGGCTTCCCGTAGCCCGAAGCGTTTATGATGAGATCGCTGCATTGAATTTACCGGCACCGGAGGAAGACCTTACTTTACTCAGGGATGAAGAGTAG
- a CDS encoding beta/gamma crystallin family protein, translating to MKTLCKWTLSAVLWSVLLFTFSCDVPPAGEDNPFPETPDPGFVTHPENLNVVYFVPNDNPEVADYKDRLSELLIYFQDYIKSEMDRNGFGEKTFGLPLDSVNNRVKLITIYGEHDQATYDYGSGSTIINEINAYKASHPGEFTSQHNLIILPQRTDGGSQPFYGWGRSCFAVDNPNISVEEIPSTSSNLIAGMLHELGHGLNLAHNKATVSDQQTLGTSLMGSGNYTWGREATFIPPADCAILNRNQVFQSNPVSDIYGGATTTVTPVLSYDDMNDVIQLSGTFTSDKPVSKVLVWLDPNVNGEGSGVNKDYNSVSWIANKNNNSFQIDIPIGEIQDHGDWPYELKIKLLLENGTIKTHTYSFEFVNGEYTQNTKAGVFQHSSYNGWGVELEVGSYSTNDLITLGGLDNDISSVKVPLGLKVTLYSEDNFTGESYELTGDVSFLSSFNDKASSIIVSEN from the coding sequence ATGAAAACTTTATGTAAGTGGACATTGTCCGCCGTGCTATGGAGTGTTTTATTGTTTACGTTTTCCTGCGATGTACCGCCCGCAGGAGAAGACAATCCGTTTCCGGAAACACCTGATCCGGGATTTGTAACACATCCGGAAAACCTGAATGTCGTGTATTTTGTGCCTAACGATAATCCCGAAGTAGCGGATTATAAAGATCGGTTGAGTGAGCTTCTCATTTATTTCCAGGATTATATAAAATCGGAAATGGACCGGAATGGTTTTGGAGAAAAAACCTTCGGACTCCCCCTGGATTCCGTAAACAACAGGGTAAAACTCATTACCATTTACGGGGAACACGATCAGGCCACCTATGATTACGGTAGCGGAAGTACCATTATCAATGAGATCAATGCCTATAAAGCAAGCCACCCCGGGGAATTTACCAGCCAGCATAACCTGATCATATTACCACAGCGCACGGATGGCGGGAGCCAGCCCTTCTACGGCTGGGGAAGAAGCTGTTTTGCGGTGGACAACCCGAACATCAGCGTGGAAGAAATTCCAAGCACGTCCTCAAATTTAATTGCGGGGATGCTGCACGAACTGGGACATGGCCTGAACCTGGCCCACAATAAGGCTACGGTTTCTGACCAGCAGACACTGGGAACCTCACTCATGGGCTCCGGAAATTATACCTGGGGAAGAGAAGCCACGTTTATTCCACCGGCAGACTGTGCCATACTTAACAGGAACCAGGTCTTTCAGTCCAATCCGGTTTCCGATATCTACGGAGGAGCTACCACTACCGTAACCCCCGTTTTAAGTTATGATGATATGAATGATGTCATTCAGCTTTCGGGAACTTTTACCAGTGATAAACCCGTAAGCAAGGTACTGGTATGGCTCGATCCCAATGTGAACGGCGAAGGGTCCGGGGTTAATAAGGACTACAATTCGGTGTCGTGGATCGCCAACAAGAATAACAATTCATTCCAGATCGATATTCCGATCGGTGAAATACAGGATCACGGCGACTGGCCGTATGAGCTGAAGATCAAACTCCTCCTGGAAAACGGGACCATTAAAACTCACACCTATTCCTTTGAATTCGTAAATGGCGAATACACTCAAAATACCAAAGCGGGGGTATTTCAGCATTCCAGCTATAACGGATGGGGAGTGGAACTGGAAGTAGGTTCTTATTCCACAAATGACCTCATAACACTCGGAGGATTGGATAACGATATTAGTTCTGTAAAGGTTCCTCTGGGACTTAAAGTTACCTTATACTCGGAAGATAATTTTACGGGAGAATCTTATGAACTTACGGGAGATGTTTCCTTCCTGTCATCGTTCAATGACAAGGCATCCTCCATTATTGTAAGCGAAAATTGA
- a CDS encoding RagB/SusD family nutrient uptake outer membrane protein — MKKLYILITVCAGLLVGSCNDDFMERYPLDQVTDENFWQTEQDLELYCNDLYDKYITGFSTGWAYQTVSPYGYNEAAIAYGDVITDNAAPNSYSRVAANEYTSHVTGGSGSGGWNWGNIRKLNYFLDNYKRGDVAPEVRNVYLGEILFFKAWDYFKKVKIFGDVPWYTHVLETDSEELYAPRTPREEVMDSVMKILDEAITYLPAKGEEKPGRVNRDVALHLKSRIGLFEGTYRKYHTELGLDGTRFLEASAEASQQLMNAGYALYSTGDSNEDYYNLFAQYSYANNPEIILWKEYSESEGMGVAFSRYYAQNLRHRHGATRALVDTYLCTDGQPIASSPLFEGRDSIQQEMLNRDPRLRQTICNFGEYALQEGVMGADNAPLPNIPGLSGNRCPTGYRVAKWFFNEPDDWGRTTLGMQAAPVFRYAEVLLNYAEARYELGQIGQDVIDQTVNRIRARVDMPPLKLGSIPDDPVLDGDYATYCDYVPQPVLREIRRERRIELAFENFRWDDLMRWKAGRFLEKPVEGIKFVQEQFPGVVVGADVFLSDEGFIRPYYETLPEGRTWDDRQYLFPIPVEDLVLNPNLEQNPGWESD; from the coding sequence ATGAAGAAATTATATATACTCATAACAGTATGTGCCGGACTTCTTGTAGGTAGCTGTAACGACGATTTTATGGAAAGGTATCCCCTGGACCAGGTTACCGATGAAAATTTCTGGCAGACCGAACAGGATCTCGAACTGTATTGTAATGATCTGTACGACAAGTATATTACGGGATTCAGTACAGGATGGGCATATCAGACAGTAAGCCCATATGGCTATAATGAAGCTGCTATTGCCTATGGGGATGTCATTACCGACAATGCGGCACCCAACTCCTATTCCAGGGTAGCCGCCAATGAATATACAAGTCATGTTACCGGAGGTAGCGGCAGCGGGGGCTGGAACTGGGGCAATATCAGGAAACTCAACTACTTTCTCGATAACTATAAGCGGGGAGATGTGGCTCCCGAGGTCAGGAATGTGTACCTCGGTGAGATCCTGTTTTTTAAGGCGTGGGACTACTTTAAAAAAGTGAAGATCTTTGGTGATGTACCGTGGTACACCCATGTTCTTGAAACAGATTCGGAAGAACTGTATGCTCCGCGTACGCCCAGGGAAGAAGTTATGGACTCCGTGATGAAAATACTGGATGAGGCCATTACTTATCTGCCGGCGAAGGGAGAAGAAAAACCGGGAAGGGTAAACAGGGATGTGGCATTACACCTGAAATCCAGGATAGGCCTTTTTGAAGGCACTTATAGAAAATATCACACTGAACTCGGTCTGGACGGTACCCGATTTCTCGAAGCCAGTGCGGAGGCTTCACAGCAATTAATGAATGCCGGGTACGCGCTCTATTCCACGGGAGACAGCAACGAAGATTATTACAACCTTTTTGCACAGTATTCCTATGCCAATAACCCGGAGATCATTTTGTGGAAGGAATACAGTGAAAGTGAAGGTATGGGGGTGGCATTCAGCCGGTATTATGCCCAGAACCTCCGCCATCGCCACGGGGCTACAAGGGCTCTGGTAGATACTTATTTGTGTACGGACGGACAACCGATTGCGTCCAGTCCGCTGTTTGAAGGCAGGGATTCTATTCAGCAGGAAATGCTGAACCGCGACCCCAGATTACGGCAGACCATATGCAATTTTGGCGAATACGCCCTGCAGGAAGGGGTAATGGGAGCAGACAATGCCCCGCTGCCCAATATTCCCGGCCTTAGCGGAAACAGATGCCCTACAGGATATCGGGTAGCCAAATGGTTCTTTAATGAACCTGATGACTGGGGCCGTACAACATTGGGCATGCAGGCCGCTCCCGTATTCCGTTATGCCGAAGTATTGCTCAACTATGCCGAGGCCAGATACGAACTGGGACAGATAGGACAGGACGTGATAGACCAGACCGTAAACCGGATCAGGGCCAGGGTAGACATGCCGCCGCTTAAACTGGGAAGCATTCCGGACGATCCGGTGCTGGACGGTGATTATGCAACGTATTGCGACTATGTTCCCCAACCCGTACTCCGTGAAATACGCCGTGAAAGACGGATAGAACTGGCTTTCGAAAATTTCCGCTGGGACGACCTCATGCGCTGGAAAGCCGGGAGGTTTCTCGAAAAACCCGTGGAAGGGATCAAATTCGTACAGGAACAGTTCCCCGGTGTTGTTGTGGGGGCCGATGTATTTCTCAGTGACGAAGGATTTATCCGGCCGTATTACGAAACCCTGCCCGAAGGGCGGACCTGGGACGATCGCCAGTACCTGTTTCCCATTCCCGTAGAAGACCTGGTGCTCAACCCGAACCTGGAACAGAATCCGGGATGGGAGTCCGATTAG
- a CDS encoding TonB-dependent receptor, whose product MNKNANPVSSRGVNPLWRYLWTAMKIFLLFIGIGLSSVYASHSSAQTRMNINVKNVTIENLFREIQKNSEYIFFYKDGTIDENRKISVKVTDATLQDIFERVFKADGLTYELDGRQVIVRKKNVKIPEAADESSVKPQGLEISGMVVDSGGLPLPGANVVEKGTTHGTQTDFDGNYSITVSGNDAVLVVSYMGFVTREVPVNGESEINVTLKEDVASLEEVVVVGYGTQKKVNLTGAVSQVSAEAIENRPVANIGQALQGVLPNLNINIPNGSPNATPSFNVRGGTSLSGDSFVNGAPFVLVDGVQMDINMLNPEDIESISVLKDAASAAIYGARAANGVILVTTKKGKKSQKPQITYNTSFQFNRPSARPDLLDAYTIQDAAIKAVELENRTPSGDMYDKRDAIKAYMDHPEENPSYIMNPGGSIVWVGNTRVYDEAVRSAAPMMKHNLSLRGGSERNTYMISLGYQDQEGIYKINTDKFKRYNVLVNVGSEVTDWLGVDYQVSYNNSVYTEPISPAGKGSWWYAMAQEPGRNINMPVKTPSDSPVGEMYTDNILSFMSYGSNRREVNEQLLMKIAPSVRILKDWNLKADFSYRSVNFRRKEVMPELWRVDDSWENLINTHTNPSYVDKRSNHTDQYTLNIYSDYAAILGRHNISLLAGFNQEWQKYEHLRGRGEGLLSPNIPVVNQTTGNEFAYDNESHWAVRGAFYRIKYNYDDRYLLESNGRYDGTSRFPTDRRFKFFPSISGAWRFSEESFAGFLKPAFDELKFRAGYGSLGNQNVSNYIYIPSYGTVSQVNHLFDGTRPVGITPPGLVDPDLTWETSTTLDVGVDMTLFRRLDISFDWYQRKTTDILVAGDKFPAVLGASSPTKNSGAMQTRGWELEMRWRDELKNGFRYNVALNLWDYQSEVLVFDGNPNKILGNLYAKQKMGEIWGYETAGIFQSEKEIEAAPSQHLLNSQWFPGDIRYEDLNGDGEIGPGENTVENPGDKKVIGNSTPRYQFGLNMNAFWKNFDLNIFFQGVGKRDFWIGDRMYWGGLAGATGTWDVYNNSWTPERTDAYFPAYKNKGANRQVQTRYLQDASYIRLKNLALGYSLPDEVTEKLNIKKLRVSASAYNIWEYTDVPDLFDPELMSANYPMMRSFALGLQVTF is encoded by the coding sequence ATGAATAAAAATGCTAACCCTGTCTCCTCAAGAGGAGTAAACCCCTTATGGAGATACCTGTGGACCGCAATGAAAATTTTTCTCCTCTTTATCGGCATCGGTTTATCTTCGGTTTATGCAAGCCATTCCTCCGCGCAGACACGAATGAATATCAATGTTAAGAATGTTACGATAGAGAACCTGTTCAGGGAAATACAAAAAAACAGCGAATATATATTCTTTTACAAGGACGGGACTATTGACGAAAACCGTAAAATATCTGTAAAAGTCACCGATGCTACCCTGCAGGATATTTTTGAACGGGTATTTAAAGCCGACGGATTGACCTATGAGCTTGATGGCAGGCAGGTGATTGTCCGTAAAAAAAACGTAAAGATCCCCGAAGCGGCCGATGAGTCATCTGTAAAACCCCAGGGACTGGAGATATCCGGGATGGTGGTAGATTCGGGAGGACTGCCGCTTCCCGGGGCCAATGTGGTGGAAAAAGGGACGACACACGGTACGCAAACTGATTTTGACGGGAATTATTCCATTACGGTTTCCGGGAATGATGCTGTTTTAGTGGTATCCTATATGGGGTTTGTTACCAGAGAAGTTCCGGTAAACGGGGAATCTGAGATCAATGTGACCCTGAAAGAAGATGTGGCCAGCCTGGAAGAAGTAGTGGTGGTAGGTTACGGTACACAGAAAAAAGTAAACCTCACCGGGGCGGTGAGCCAGGTTTCGGCAGAAGCCATTGAAAACCGGCCTGTGGCCAATATCGGGCAGGCATTACAGGGGGTGTTGCCCAATCTTAATATTAATATTCCCAACGGAAGTCCGAATGCTACACCAAGTTTTAATGTAAGGGGAGGGACTTCCTTGTCCGGTGATTCTTTTGTTAACGGTGCCCCTTTCGTTCTGGTAGATGGCGTACAGATGGATATTAATATGCTGAATCCGGAGGACATAGAAAGTATAAGTGTATTGAAAGATGCCGCTTCGGCAGCCATTTACGGGGCACGGGCGGCCAATGGTGTGATATTGGTAACCACTAAAAAAGGGAAAAAGTCACAAAAACCGCAAATCACCTATAATACGTCCTTCCAGTTTAACCGTCCTTCGGCCCGTCCGGACCTTCTGGATGCCTATACTATACAGGATGCAGCCATAAAAGCTGTGGAACTGGAAAATCGCACGCCTTCCGGCGACATGTATGATAAACGGGATGCCATAAAAGCATATATGGACCATCCGGAAGAAAACCCGTCTTACATCATGAATCCGGGCGGAAGTATTGTCTGGGTGGGGAACACCCGGGTGTACGACGAAGCAGTGCGTAGCGCTGCCCCGATGATGAAGCACAATCTGAGTCTGCGGGGTGGGTCTGAGCGAAATACTTATATGATTTCCCTTGGTTACCAGGACCAGGAAGGTATCTATAAAATAAATACCGATAAGTTTAAACGCTATAATGTATTGGTTAATGTCGGTTCCGAAGTGACCGACTGGCTGGGAGTGGATTATCAGGTATCTTATAATAATTCGGTATATACAGAACCCATTAGTCCCGCCGGAAAAGGAAGCTGGTGGTATGCCATGGCCCAGGAACCCGGGAGAAATATCAATATGCCCGTAAAAACCCCGTCCGATTCTCCTGTGGGTGAGATGTACACTGATAATATCCTCTCCTTTATGAGTTACGGATCGAACAGGAGGGAAGTCAATGAGCAACTGCTTATGAAAATAGCCCCTTCCGTAAGGATATTGAAAGACTGGAACCTTAAGGCCGATTTTTCATACAGGTCTGTGAATTTCAGGAGAAAAGAAGTGATGCCCGAATTATGGCGTGTAGATGATAGCTGGGAGAATCTCATAAACACACATACCAATCCGTCATATGTAGACAAGCGCAGCAATCATACCGACCAGTATACCCTGAACATCTATTCCGATTATGCCGCTATTCTGGGCAGGCACAATATCAGCCTGTTGGCGGGTTTTAACCAGGAATGGCAGAAATACGAACATTTGAGGGGAAGAGGGGAAGGTCTGCTTTCACCCAACATTCCTGTCGTCAATCAGACTACCGGGAACGAGTTTGCTTATGATAACGAAAGCCACTGGGCTGTAAGAGGCGCTTTTTACCGGATAAAATATAACTATGACGACCGTTATTTGTTGGAGTCTAACGGGCGTTATGACGGAACTTCCAGGTTCCCAACAGACAGGCGATTTAAATTCTTTCCTTCCATATCCGGAGCCTGGAGATTTTCGGAGGAATCATTTGCCGGTTTTCTGAAGCCGGCATTCGACGAATTGAAATTCAGGGCAGGATATGGCAGTCTGGGCAACCAGAATGTGTCCAATTACATTTATATCCCTTCGTATGGTACGGTATCACAGGTAAATCACCTTTTTGACGGTACGCGGCCCGTGGGAATCACGCCCCCCGGACTGGTCGATCCCGATCTGACCTGGGAAACGTCTACAACACTTGATGTTGGGGTGGATATGACATTGTTCCGAAGATTGGATATTTCGTTTGACTGGTATCAAAGAAAAACAACGGATATATTGGTCGCAGGAGACAAGTTCCCGGCTGTTCTGGGAGCATCTTCTCCGACAAAAAATTCCGGGGCCATGCAAACTCGTGGTTGGGAACTGGAGATGAGATGGAGAGACGAACTGAAAAATGGTTTCAGATATAATGTAGCACTAAACTTATGGGATTATCAAAGTGAGGTCCTGGTTTTTGACGGAAACCCGAATAAGATATTAGGCAATTTATATGCAAAACAAAAAATGGGAGAAATCTGGGGTTATGAGACCGCGGGGATCTTTCAAAGTGAAAAAGAAATAGAAGCTGCTCCGAGTCAGCACCTGCTGAATTCCCAGTGGTTCCCCGGAGATATCCGCTATGAAGATCTTAACGGTGACGGGGAGATCGGTCCGGGAGAAAATACGGTTGAGAATCCGGGAGACAAAAAAGTAATCGGTAACAGCACCCCGAGATATCAGTTCGGGCTCAATATGAATGCCTTCTGGAAGAATTTCGACCTGAATATCTTTTTCCAGGGTGTAGGCAAAAGGGATTTCTGGATCGGTGACAGGATGTACTGGGGAGGTCTGGCCGGCGCTACGGGGACCTGGGACGTGTATAACAATTCCTGGACTCCCGAACGTACGGATGCCTACTTTCCGGCCTACAAGAACAAGGGAGCCAACCGGCAGGTGCAAACCAGGTACTTACAGGATGCTTCCTATATACGCCTGAAAAACCTGGCACTGGGGTATAGCCTGCCGGATGAAGTCACGGAAAAATTAAACATCAAAAAACTTCGTGTTTCCGCTTCGGCCTATAACATTTGGGAGTATACGGACGTACCGGACTTGTTTGACCCCGAACTTATGAGTGCCAACTATCCCATGATGAGGTCTTTTGCACTTGGCCTGCAGGTAACCTTTTAA
- a CDS encoding FecR family protein has product MKRGSLVLGCVILLISGGVYHYGKVQPSALYDYAKTRKKDHRKNGGDVELILEKGERVALAENDSTVTYSKTGEKVKIGASRTISQEKTGGGKMAYNTLIVPYGRRSKIKLSDGTVVWLNSGSKLIYPTVFKEEKREVYLEGEGIFEVAHTKKKPFEVLADNHRIRVLGTVFNVSSYAEDSAVKTVLKSGSVEVVYKGDGMWKGKETVRISPGTMTVYDKGSGKMTSEKVNVEDFFAWKDGVLILESSRMEDIVKKLSRYYNIDILITDKKLAKQTFSGYLDLKESVENVIGTINKTTDFEYFRSEENNKWIIN; this is encoded by the coding sequence ATGAAACGGGGGAGTCTGGTGCTCGGTTGTGTGATCCTGTTAATATCCGGAGGGGTGTATCACTACGGTAAGGTACAGCCATCCGCACTCTATGATTATGCAAAGACCCGGAAGAAAGACCACCGTAAAAACGGAGGGGATGTAGAGCTTATTCTTGAAAAAGGGGAGCGTGTTGCACTGGCCGAGAATGACTCGACTGTTACGTATTCAAAGACCGGAGAAAAAGTTAAAATCGGGGCGTCCAGAACAATTTCGCAAGAGAAGACGGGAGGAGGTAAAATGGCCTACAATACATTGATCGTCCCTTATGGCAGAAGGTCGAAGATAAAACTATCGGACGGAACGGTGGTTTGGCTGAATTCCGGGTCCAAACTGATATATCCCACGGTTTTTAAGGAAGAAAAACGGGAGGTCTACCTGGAAGGAGAAGGGATTTTCGAGGTGGCCCATACTAAGAAAAAACCTTTTGAGGTACTTGCAGACAATCACCGGATCAGGGTGTTGGGAACGGTTTTTAATGTGAGTAGTTATGCAGAAGACAGTGCGGTAAAAACGGTATTGAAGAGCGGTAGTGTTGAAGTGGTCTACAAGGGGGACGGTATGTGGAAGGGGAAAGAAACCGTCAGGATAAGTCCGGGGACAATGACCGTGTACGATAAGGGTTCGGGTAAAATGACCTCGGAAAAAGTGAATGTGGAAGATTTTTTTGCATGGAAAGACGGTGTCCTGATCCTGGAAAGCAGCAGGATGGAAGACATTGTTAAAAAGCTGTCCAGGTATTACAATATCGACATACTGATAACCGATAAAAAACTGGCAAAACAGACATTTTCCGGTTATCTCGACCTGAAAGAAAGTGTGGAAAATGTTATCGGAACAATAAATAAAACCACGGATTTCGAATATTTCAGATCGGAAGAAAACAACAAATGGATTATTAACTAA
- a CDS encoding RNA polymerase sigma factor translates to MPLNKESDTVTAEELWEALRKGSTTALGDVYDLYADVLFSYGMRMSGNRDQVMDCIHDLFLDLYKYRKKLSPCSSIQSYLVRSLQRKINQKHKTEKKTLPAENGVGETTFPGYSVHSMEEEYISAELQTEKILRLRTSFHLLTDRQRQALALKFNEEKPYEEIAEIMNISVATSRTLIYRAVKVLRKHLVPCIFIGLYFFFGK, encoded by the coding sequence ATGCCATTGAATAAGGAATCAGACACCGTAACAGCGGAAGAGTTGTGGGAAGCATTGCGCAAGGGGAGTACAACAGCCCTCGGGGACGTGTACGACCTGTATGCCGATGTATTATTTTCTTATGGTATGCGTATGTCGGGCAACAGGGATCAGGTTATGGATTGTATCCACGATCTTTTCCTGGACCTGTACAAATACCGTAAAAAGCTGTCGCCCTGTTCCAGTATACAATCTTACCTGGTACGCTCTCTGCAACGCAAGATCAATCAAAAGCACAAAACGGAGAAAAAGACCTTACCCGCGGAAAATGGCGTTGGTGAAACTACTTTTCCGGGGTATTCCGTACATTCGATGGAAGAGGAATACATATCTGCTGAACTTCAGACGGAGAAAATACTGAGATTACGCACTTCTTTCCACCTGCTAACCGACCGACAGCGACAGGCACTTGCCTTGAAATTCAACGAAGAAAAACCGTATGAAGAAATAGCGGAGATCATGAATATTTCCGTAGCGACTTCCCGGACCCTCATTTACAGGGCGGTAAAAGTATTACGAAAACACCTTGTTCCCTGCATTTTTATAGGCCTCTACTTCTTTTTTGGGAAATAA
- a CDS encoding RNA polymerase sigma-70 factor has translation MEVTDNKLFDLIRENNELAFHEIYNRYWQKLLALSSSILQDREMAKDAVQDVFIHIWIKRQDLDIKHVNAYLHQAIKLKCFEYLRKNRINQNLLARVNHILHTNNVEENMNLRETRELLQKGMQSIPAKSLAVFKMSRDDSMSNREIAEKMQISQKTVEYHITVSLRYLRKLMADSAILFLFSFL, from the coding sequence ATGGAAGTTACAGACAACAAGCTTTTTGACCTTATCCGTGAAAACAACGAACTTGCCTTTCACGAGATTTACAACAGGTATTGGCAAAAACTGCTTGCCCTCTCCTCTTCCATCCTGCAAGACCGGGAAATGGCAAAGGACGCCGTTCAGGATGTTTTTATACACATCTGGATAAAGCGGCAGGACCTGGATATAAAACATGTCAATGCCTACCTGCACCAGGCCATAAAACTGAAGTGCTTCGAATATCTCCGCAAAAACAGGATCAACCAAAATCTGCTGGCCCGCGTCAATCACATCCTTCACACCAATAATGTTGAAGAAAACATGAACCTCAGGGAAACCCGGGAACTTTTGCAAAAAGGCATGCAATCCATCCCGGCCAAAAGTCTGGCCGTATTTAAAATGAGCCGGGACGATTCGATGTCCAATCGTGAAATAGCCGAAAAAATGCAGATTTCCCAAAAAACAGTCGAATATCACATAACCGTTTCGTTAAGGTACCTCCGTAAGCTTATGGCCGATTCCGCCATCCTGTTTTTATTTTCTTTTTTATAA